In Nicotiana tabacum cultivar K326 chromosome 2, ASM71507v2, whole genome shotgun sequence, the following proteins share a genomic window:
- the LOC107818259 gene encoding uncharacterized protein LOC107818259, producing MEEFWPFYMNQHSKLATRRWHFVGTLCSILCLVYTLLFNKWFVIFVPILGYGLAWYSHFYVEGNVPATFGHPFWSLLCDFKMFGLMLTGQMDREIKRLGKRPVLQIYILILDCLDLYINLLFVVNFAMEHVFAILVSSVMI from the exons ATGGAGGAATTTTGGCCTTTTTACATGAACCAACACTCAAAACTAGCAACAAGGCGTTGGCATTTTGTGGGTACACTTTGCAGTATCTTGTGCTTGGTTTACACACTGCTGTTTAATAAGTGGTTTGTGATTTTTGTGCCAATTCTTGGGTATGGCTTGGCTTGGTATAGTCATTTTTATGTTGAAGGGAATGTTCCTGCAACATTTGGACACCCCTTTTGGTCTTTGTTATGTGATTTCAAGATGTTTGGTTTAATGCTCACTGGCCAAATGGATAGAGAAATCAAAAGGCTTGGGAAAAGGCCTGTTTTACAG ATTTACATACTGATATTGGATTGTCTAGACTTGTATATAAATCTACTGTTTGTTGTGAACTTTGCAATGGAACATGTTTTTGCTATACTTGTGTCTTCCGTGATGATATAA